The following proteins are co-located in the Bosea sp. AS-1 genome:
- a CDS encoding ATP-binding protein — MQALNVLPMPVLVVGEEHAIVYANMAAEDFFQSSVALLKRQRLGDLIPFGSPVLGLVEEVQRRGASVSEYKLDLGLPRLGAERVVDVFASPLSGQSSAVVLMLQERTIAEKMDRQLTHRGAARSITALGAMLAHEIKNPLSGIRGAAQLLEGSISDADRMLTQLICDETDRIVKLVERVELFGDERPSERDAVNVHDVLDHVKRLARSGFGRHIRFSEVYDPSLPPVAGNRDQLVQVLLNLVKNAAEAIGEQAVDGEITLSTAYRPGIRMQVPGSQDRIALPLEIVVRDNGPGVPPDLLQHLFDPFVTTKAQGSGLGLALVAKVIGDHGGIVECESVPRRTSFRILLPLHQRPGQAT; from the coding sequence ATGCAGGCGCTCAACGTCCTGCCGATGCCCGTGCTCGTCGTCGGCGAGGAGCACGCGATTGTCTATGCGAACATGGCAGCCGAGGACTTTTTTCAATCGAGCGTGGCGCTGCTGAAGCGGCAGCGGCTCGGTGATCTGATCCCGTTCGGCTCGCCGGTGTTGGGTTTGGTCGAGGAGGTGCAGCGACGCGGCGCCAGCGTCAGCGAATACAAGCTCGATCTCGGCTTGCCTCGGCTGGGAGCCGAGCGCGTGGTCGATGTCTTCGCCTCGCCCCTGTCCGGGCAGAGCAGTGCCGTTGTGCTGATGCTGCAAGAACGGACAATTGCCGAAAAAATGGACAGGCAATTGACGCATCGTGGGGCAGCCCGCTCGATCACGGCGCTGGGCGCCATGCTGGCCCACGAGATCAAGAACCCGCTTTCTGGCATCCGGGGCGCGGCGCAGCTGCTGGAAGGCTCGATCTCGGATGCCGATCGGATGCTGACGCAGCTCATCTGCGACGAGACGGACCGGATCGTGAAGCTGGTCGAGCGCGTCGAATTGTTCGGCGACGAGCGGCCGAGCGAGCGCGACGCCGTCAACGTCCATGACGTGCTCGACCATGTGAAGCGGCTCGCGCGATCCGGCTTCGGCCGCCATATTCGCTTCAGCGAGGTCTACGATCCCTCTCTGCCGCCGGTCGCCGGCAACCGCGACCAGCTCGTCCAGGTTCTTCTCAATCTGGTGAAGAACGCGGCCGAAGCCATTGGCGAACAAGCGGTCGACGGCGAGATCACCTTATCGACAGCCTATCGCCCCGGCATCCGCATGCAGGTGCCAGGCTCGCAGGATCGCATCGCATTGCCCCTCGAAATCGTCGTCCGCGACAATGGTCCGGGCGTGCCGCCGGACCTGCTCCAGCACCTCTTCGATCCCTTCGTCACCACCAAGGCGCAGGGAAGTGGCCTTGGACTTGCACTCGTTGCCAAGGTGATCGGAGACCACGGCGGCATTGTCGAATGCGAGTCCGTGCCCCGCCGCACCAGTTTCAGGATCCTCCTGCCCCTGCATCAGCGCCCGGGGCAGGCAACGTAA
- the dusB gene encoding tRNA dihydrouridine synthase DusB: MKPLQIAGIPIQSRAFLAPMSGVTDIVMRRIAGRFRAGVVVSEMVASDEFVRGSEEARIRAEGQGVSPHVVQLAGCDPHWLGEAARLAEANGAAIVDINMGCPAKKVTGGWAGSALMRDLDHAVSLVEAAVAAVTIPVTVKMRLGWDDASRNAPELARRAVDAGARLITVHGRTRQQFYKGKADWRAIAAVRAAGTFPLVANGDIHDVEDARACLDQSGADFVMVGRAALGRPWLVGAIGAALDGLPMPSVTLADKLAMAREHYEGLLGLMGVSHGVRHARKHLAAYADDALAEGCEADPERRRILLTSEEPRQVLAALTGLFSTERREAA; this comes from the coding sequence GTGAAACCCTTGCAAATCGCCGGAATACCAATCCAGTCCCGTGCCTTCCTGGCGCCGATGTCCGGCGTGACCGACATCGTCATGCGCCGCATCGCCGGCCGCTTCCGTGCCGGCGTCGTCGTCTCCGAGATGGTGGCGTCGGATGAGTTCGTGCGCGGCAGCGAGGAGGCTCGTATCCGCGCCGAGGGGCAGGGCGTCTCACCGCATGTCGTGCAATTGGCGGGCTGCGACCCGCATTGGCTGGGCGAGGCGGCGCGGCTCGCCGAGGCGAACGGTGCGGCGATCGTCGATATCAACATGGGCTGCCCGGCCAAAAAGGTGACGGGTGGCTGGGCCGGCTCGGCGCTGATGCGCGATCTTGACCACGCGGTGAGCCTCGTCGAAGCGGCGGTGGCGGCGGTGACGATTCCAGTGACCGTCAAGATGCGGCTCGGTTGGGACGATGCTTCGCGCAATGCGCCCGAGCTCGCGCGCCGCGCCGTCGATGCGGGAGCTCGGCTGATCACGGTCCATGGCCGCACCCGGCAGCAATTCTACAAGGGCAAGGCCGACTGGCGGGCGATTGCGGCGGTGAGGGCCGCCGGCACTTTCCCGCTGGTGGCGAATGGCGACATCCATGATGTCGAGGACGCCCGCGCCTGCCTCGACCAGTCGGGCGCGGATTTCGTCATGGTCGGACGCGCGGCGCTCGGGCGGCCCTGGCTGGTCGGCGCGATCGGTGCCGCGCTTGACGGCTTGCCCATGCCGTCGGTGACGCTGGCGGACAAGCTCGCCATGGCGCGCGAGCATTATGAGGGGCTGCTGGGGCTCATGGGCGTTTCCCATGGCGTTCGCCACGCCCGCAAGCATCTGGCTGCCTATGCCGACGATGCCCTGGCGGAGGGTTGCGAAGCCGATCCGGAGCGCCGGCGCATACTTTTGACCTCGGAGGAGCCGCGGCAGGTCCTTGCGGCGCTGACGGGGCTGTTTTCCACCGAACGCCGCGAAGCGGCCTGA
- a CDS encoding bifunctional 2-C-methyl-D-erythritol 4-phosphate cytidylyltransferase/2-C-methyl-D-erythritol 2,4-cyclodiphosphate synthase → MSNRIEASPPVAALLVAAGRGLRAGAGEPKQYRQVDGRPVLAHALAPFLAQPVIDRVVVVIGEGDEERYAGAIAGLDRARLAKPTLGGTTRQDSVRRGLLALAQDGFNGIVLVHDAARPFVSPAQIGAAIRALGNDALAAIPALPVTDTIKRTDERGYVVETPPRDRLVSVQTPQAFRLGPLLAAHDAAEAASLHGFTDDAALMEWAGHAVVTFPGDPANIKLTHPEDFLRTGALAGKALVTRVGTGYDVHAFGPGDHVWLGGVRIDHDRGVTAHSDGDVALHALTDALLGALADGDIGTHFPPSDPQWRGARSAQFLAFAAARVRERGGRIDHLDLTIVCEAPKVGPHREAMRVAIAAAAAITPERVAIKATTSERMGFTGRREGLAALATATIRLPEEA, encoded by the coding sequence GTGTCGAACCGGATTGAAGCCTCCCCACCCGTCGCCGCCCTGCTCGTCGCTGCCGGTCGCGGCTTGCGCGCGGGCGCGGGCGAACCGAAGCAATATCGGCAGGTGGACGGGCGTCCGGTTCTGGCCCATGCGCTGGCGCCCTTCCTGGCGCAGCCGGTCATCGACCGGGTCGTCGTCGTCATTGGCGAGGGAGACGAAGAGCGCTACGCTGGCGCCATCGCGGGCCTCGACCGCGCTCGCCTTGCAAAGCCGACATTGGGCGGGACGACCCGGCAAGATTCCGTCCGGCGCGGATTGCTGGCCTTGGCGCAGGATGGCTTCAACGGGATCGTCCTGGTCCACGACGCCGCGCGTCCTTTCGTATCCCCCGCCCAGATCGGCGCAGCCATCCGCGCGTTGGGTAACGATGCGCTCGCCGCCATTCCAGCTCTGCCGGTCACCGATACGATCAAAAGGACCGACGAGCGCGGGTATGTCGTCGAGACGCCGCCGCGCGACCGGCTCGTCTCCGTGCAGACCCCGCAGGCCTTCAGGCTCGGCCCGCTGCTCGCGGCCCATGACGCGGCTGAGGCCGCGTCGCTGCACGGCTTCACGGATGATGCCGCTCTGATGGAATGGGCTGGCCACGCCGTTGTGACCTTCCCCGGCGATCCGGCCAACATCAAGCTGACTCATCCTGAGGATTTCCTGCGAACCGGCGCCCTCGCCGGCAAGGCACTCGTGACTCGGGTCGGCACCGGCTACGACGTTCATGCCTTCGGACCCGGTGACCATGTCTGGCTCGGCGGGGTGCGGATCGACCACGATCGTGGCGTCACCGCCCATTCCGATGGCGATGTCGCGCTGCATGCCCTGACCGACGCTCTGCTCGGTGCGCTGGCGGATGGCGACATCGGCACGCATTTCCCGCCCAGCGATCCGCAATGGCGCGGCGCGCGCTCGGCGCAGTTCCTCGCCTTCGCGGCGGCGCGCGTGCGCGAGCGTGGCGGCCGCATCGACCATCTCGACCTCACCATCGTCTGCGAGGCGCCGAAGGTCGGCCCGCATCGCGAGGCCATGCGAGTCGCCATAGCCGCTGCCGCCGCGATCACTCCAGAGCGTGTGGCGATCAAGGCGACGACCTCCGAGCGCATGGGCTTCACCGGCCGGCGCGAAGGGCTCGCAGCGCTCGCGACTGCGACGATCCGGCTACCAGAGGAGGCGTGA
- a CDS encoding CinA family protein, producing the protein MFDLDTRSLAAELLNMSKERGFTVATVESCTGGLVCGALTAIAGSSSMVQGGLITYANEAKAALAGVPVEMIARHGAVSEPVARAMAEGGRERLDATFAVSITGVAGPGGGSVEKPVGLVHFACAGPAGTHHRERRFGEQSRDEIRRLSVLEALDLLRETVLTGP; encoded by the coding sequence ATGTTCGATCTCGATACCCGCTCGCTTGCAGCCGAGTTGCTCAACATGAGCAAGGAGCGCGGCTTCACCGTCGCTACCGTCGAATCCTGCACGGGCGGGCTCGTCTGCGGCGCATTGACGGCGATCGCCGGCTCGTCCTCCATGGTGCAGGGCGGGCTGATCACCTACGCCAACGAGGCCAAGGCCGCGCTTGCGGGGGTGCCGGTGGAGATGATCGCGCGGCACGGCGCCGTGAGCGAGCCGGTTGCCCGGGCCATGGCCGAAGGCGGGCGCGAGCGCCTCGACGCGACCTTCGCGGTCTCGATCACCGGTGTCGCGGGCCCTGGTGGTGGCAGCGTCGAGAAGCCGGTTGGGCTCGTCCACTTCGCCTGCGCCGGTCCAGCGGGCACGCACCATCGCGAGCGCCGCTTCGGCGAGCAATCGCGTGATGAAATCCGCCGGTTGAGCGTGCTGGAAGCGCTGGACTTGCTGCGCGAGACCGTGCTGACCGGCCCCTGA